The stretch of DNA AGGGATTTGGAATACAGCATGGAAGTGCCGAATCCAAACTTCAAGAAATCAATGTAGGGACTGGCCAGTTCCATCAGGTCCAATGTCTCCCGGATTCCCAAGCCTTTATCAATCACCATGCTCAATCCGCAGCTGCGTGGTTTTGAGTTTCTTCCGGGTAACGGATCCTTGAGAATCAGATCCCACGGCCTTTGCGGGGTCGTTTCCATCATGCAAAAAAACTCCTTTCCAGGCATAAGTCCCTGGAGGCGAAGGCCTCCCGTCTCGTGTTTGTCTGGGCTCCATTATCGTATGCGTAAAGGAGGGCGCAGGTGTTACGCCCTCGCTTTTCTTTTTGCTGAGAGTTTGCGGATGAATTCAAAGGAAACGGTACCTGGAGCAGGAGGGGTGGGAGATTCATCCTTCGGAACTTTTATGATCCACAAGGAAAGGATTGCGGAAGCAACTGCCAACCCGGCAACGGAGAGGAACATGACAGTTGGTGAAATCTCCATCAGCCAGGTAAAGACGGGAGGACCAATGGCGACACCAAGGAATCTTACGGAGCCGTAAAAGGAAGTGACAATCCCTCTCTCATCCTTGCTGACAGCCGAAGTGATCAGCATATTTAAGCAAGGCAATACGAGTCCCGTTCCAATTCCGCTTATAACAAGCAATGCCAGCAGGACGTAAGTATTTTTTATAAAAGAAGCCAATCCCAAGGGACCTGCAATCAGCAGCATACCGGCAACGATCAGTGTTTTCATCAGGTTTTTTCGCTTCTTGATCCGAGCCCCCGTAATATAGGAGGTGGCTGACATGGCCAGCAGCGGTATGGCCAGAATGCCGCCTTTTGGCAACCCGTCGATATTATATTTTTCCTCAAGAATTTGGGACAGGTAAAAGAGAACCCCAAACAAAATAAAAAGTGCGCTGGCACCGGCAAGATAAGCGGTCAGCAGCCATTTCCATTCCCGTTTGAAAATCGTCCTGAGGGAACCCAGATACTCTTTTACCTTTTGCGCCTTTCCGTTTTTCTTGGGTTCTTTGATAAAAAACCAGATGGCAAGGGCAGCGGGTACGCAAAGGATGGGAAACGCAAAAAATACCGCATACCAAAAAATCAGTGCCAATAAAACTCCAAGAATCGGACTTAGAACCTTGCCAAGGCCGTTTGATGCTTCGATCAACCCCAGTGCTTTGCTTCGTGCCCCGCCTTTAAATATGTCACCTGCCAAGGCCATGGCTATCGGTGCGGTTCCCGCCGCTCCTATCCCCTGGATTACCCGTCCCGCCATAATCACTGCAAACGGTTTGTCAAACAACAGGATGGCTCCTCCTGCAAGTAACCCACCCAGAGCGTACAGGATCAGCCCAGGTATAATGACGATTTTTCGGCTGAACCGGTCGGATAGGAACCCTGCCAACGGAATAATGATGCCCGCAGGCACGGAAAAGAGTGTGATTACCAAACTTGCCTGGAACTTTGAGATGCCCAGCTCTTGCTGCATAGTGGGGAGGATTGGAATCAGCATGGAGTTCCCGAGCACCATGATCAGAGGCACGCTTGCCAAAGCCAGGAGAGGCAAGAAGGTAACCTTTGAACCTTTGGATGCCGTATGAGCCATTCTGTTCAGTCCTTTCGTGGTTGTAAAACTAGTGTTGCCCTGATGTTCCTGTCGATTCAGGTAAGTCTTGTTAAACTTCCTCTTGACGAATTCCCTTTAATAATTGTAAAGTGAATCAAAAGAACTGAATTTTATATCACTCTTATCCAGAGCAGGCGGAGGGACTGGCCCGATGAAGCCCGGCAACCTGAATCTTTCTCTTGTGCCAAAGAGCACGGGA from Effusibacillus lacus encodes:
- a CDS encoding MFS transporter; its protein translation is MAHTASKGSKVTFLPLLALASVPLIMVLGNSMLIPILPTMQQELGISKFQASLVITLFSVPAGIIIPLAGFLSDRFSRKIVIIPGLILYALGGLLAGGAILLFDKPFAVIMAGRVIQGIGAAGTAPIAMALAGDIFKGGARSKALGLIEASNGLGKVLSPILGVLLALIFWYAVFFAFPILCVPAALAIWFFIKEPKKNGKAQKVKEYLGSLRTIFKREWKWLLTAYLAGASALFILFGVLFYLSQILEEKYNIDGLPKGGILAIPLLAMSATSYITGARIKKRKNLMKTLIVAGMLLIAGPLGLASFIKNTYVLLALLVISGIGTGLVLPCLNMLITSAVSKDERGIVTSFYGSVRFLGVAIGPPVFTWLMEISPTVMFLSVAGLAVASAILSLWIIKVPKDESPTPPAPGTVSFEFIRKLSAKRKARA